A stretch of Tigriopus californicus strain San Diego chromosome 11, Tcal_SD_v2.1, whole genome shotgun sequence DNA encodes these proteins:
- the LOC131890003 gene encoding uncharacterized protein LOC131890003, with product MPVIVQQFLWFLVLIWGTDCVRLVRLTVPSHKFIGDKAILDCLYDLENEQLYSVKWYKDGNEFYRYIPGDIDQTVTIFRLPGVRVDPRHSNKNQVMVRNLNLQSAGQYRCEVSAEAPLFNTVSRSSRMDVVVLPRKGPRISGGSHTYHVGDRVHVNCTSERSKPAATLHWYINNAPAPDYFLHPYPSIQHEDGLETAILGLEFQVTPKSFPENELSISLRCSSSISTVNSEAQTTETHHQKSSVHFSYGSLFASGWSIWPSGWLVVISILFQICIQPTTTAITSMNYP from the exons GGACAGATTGTGTGCGACTGGTCCGTCTGACAGTGCCAAGTCACAAGTTCATTGGTGATAAAGCGATTCTAGATTGTCTCTACGACTTGGAGAACGAGCAGCTCTATTCCGTCAAATGGTACAAGGATGGCAACGAGTTCTATCGATACATTCCCGGTGACATTGACCAAACAGTGACCATTTTCCGACTCCCGGGGGTGCGGGTGGAC CCACGACACTCGAATAAGAACCAAGTGATGGTGAGAAACCTTAATCTACAGAGCGCCGGTCAATATCGGTGTGAGGTTTCAGCGGAGGCACCCTTATTCAATACTGTGTCACGAAGTAGTCGCATGGACGTGGTGG TGTTGCCCAGGAAAGGTCCACGGATATCGGGCGGCAGCCATACGTATCACGTGGGTGATCGTGTACACGTCAACTGTACTTCTGAGCGTTCCAAACCAGCGGCCACGCTCCATTGGTACATCAATAACGCCCCA GCGCCCGATTACTTCCTACATCCGTATCCTTCGATTCAACACGAGGATGGCTTGGAAACGGCCATTCTGGGTCTCGAGTTTCAGGTCACGCCCAAGTCATTTCCCGAGAATGAGCTTTCAATCAGCCTTCGATGTTCCTCGTCTATATCGACAGTGAATTCCGAGGCCCAAACCACGGAAACTCATCACCAGAAATCATCGGTCCACTTCAGTTATGGGTCGTTGTTTGCCTCAG GATGGTCCATTTGGCCTTCAGGCTGGCTTGTGGTCATCTCAATCCTGTTCCAAATCTGCATTCAACCCACTACAACCGCCATTACCTCAATGAATTATCCGTAA